taattttatttctaatttgtttattgtttctgacagcttttcagTATTGGAGTGTTTCTTTGATGTCAAGAATACATCTATCCGACGATGTATAGTTTGTGGGGATCCGATAAAGCAATTGACCCCTATAACGGATATTGCGGTAGAAAaaaacttactttaaaaaaaaccctaaacTTAAGCTTTGCCTCGCtgtattttttatcttcaaaaccaattttctaaactagaatttaagttttttctctttaacttgattatcattttcatagaacatacttggtctctaACAAATCATAGTTCTTCAGTAAATTGGAATGATGATTGAAATGCTTcgaatctgcgcttcgggtgatATTGACCCGATCAGGTTTAGAAGGTTACTTATTTAAATGCATATCTGGAGTATTCTATTCGCGTAAGAAGAGTACACACAAAGTTTCAAAAAGCGGTTGTTGTGTAAGACCATTCCGGATATGGGATTAAAAACAACTTGCTTTTAGAACGTTTTACCGAAAAGAGAGAGTTTATTAGATTTGAATTCAtaattacaacttttcccgcGATTTTAAACAATACAAGAATATATTAACGCAGTGGAAACATTATAGcgtttaaaaatatgatgaaacatATCTTGTCTAATTTTAGGCGTTTTTTATCCCAGGGTAATCAATACGTTCGAGATCGCACAACGGTTTTGACTTATCACACAACTTGGCATTTCGAATCTAATAAAATATTCAGATTTCCAATTTCCACAAACAAACGATTCTCTTAAGAATAGAATGCACGAAAAactaaatattataattatctATCAGCTCAGTCTACAAGTCGCGTATTTACACTGTTTGAATTAAGTTTTATGTTCATTTGAATAAACGAACACCTTGTTTTCAAAAGCATATAATGTATAAAAAAGCTCGCTTAAAGaaatttcatggaaataatcgTCTAATCAAATTTCGGAAAACTCTTTCCTGGGAAAAAAACATCTTACTATTCCGCGACAACATTCGTGATCATTCTTGTACTTCGCTAATGACCAAAAATACAAAGAATGTGCTCAGCTCTTGCTTTGAACTCTGCAAATAAGAGTTGGGTTGAACGTTTTCTCTTTTTCAATTTCCATTGCATTCGGGAATTGTATCGTCTCAAATTgtcgaaagaaaaattaaataaaaagaaaaaagtcaaCGGCACACATTCGACAAtggctttccaaataaaacttcGCAATTTAATTAACGTTTTCCTAGAAAAATCCATCATTGCGAGCACTCGACACTGGGAGCAATGGCAACTGTCATGGAATgcaaatgtttcttttttttttatttctttcccaTTCGTTTTGTCACATACGTCAAGAacttacaaacattacaattcCATAAAAGGACACAGCTTCCCGAGAAATAAAATTTCCCTCTTCACCCCATCTATTGATACCCGGGACCGATTTGGACCGGAGCAAAAGTCTCTCTTACGACAGCAAGACCGCATTGAACGGGCTGGCTGAGGGCATCAGATATCAATCTTGAGGTTTCTGGCGGCCCGCGTACATTTCCACAGCAAATAGGCCGCATGCCTCTGgggaaatttatttgtttatttatggaAATGACTCCGCACGAATCGCGGGGCCGCCCTTTTCCCCGAAATGCCGGGGCCAAAACAATCGCTCGGGAGATTTGCTGGTGACAGACAGTCCATGGAAATGGAAGCATTTGGGATTGGGAGAAGGGGCTCAGTTAGTCTGCATAGCCGTAAATCCGAAATCGTATCGCAATCATTTGGTCCGCATTCCGGGGGCTGTTCCGCATCTGGTGCTCTGGTTGCTCAATGGGCTGCGTAAATCGAACCGATTGTATAGTGCCGCTAAATCTCCGAAGCCGGCTGAATTCCCGCAGAAAGGCGAACAGAGTCAATGAGAAAGCTTAAGCTATTACTTtgatttgaatactttttttccTTCCTTCCATTTTGATTAAGATAattccaaacaccaaccgatgGTGTGTTAAGCTTCGGAGTCAGCCTCCAGCAATTATGattgataatttaaatttcctttCTAGGAAAGTGCTCACGTTCTAACAACTTACCTACGTAGGTATAGATATATTACATTTCAAAGGcaagttcagttcagtttcgGTTTCGCCGGAAGAAACCCACACAAATGTCTAATGGTTCCACGAAACACATTGTTGTGCTTTCCAGAGACAAACCCCTATATTAATAACGTAGGATATAATGTTGATAATTCTTATGAAAATGAAGCTCCCGCACTTTGAATTTTACGAGTATTGAGCACCTTAACTATTAAAATACTATATAACAAGGGTTGCCTagagaaattgaaaagaataagGATGTGTTGTAAATCTTATCCTTCTTAACGTATTTCACTCTACACACTTGTTTGGCGGAATCCCTAAAATTTGATAATCCAACCCTCACGTCCTGTGTTGGAGGGTAACATATTCGTTTGGCAGTAGAATGACCTCAGATGACTTCGGACtgactattttcgtatttcgtcTCACGACAATATTCCTCTAATCACtcgtccatggcaaccgttctccaacttctcgggcatcccacattcgccagatcacgctccactttgTTTAGCCACCTctctcgttgcgcccctgctcgccTTGTTTCTACCGAATTGGctgcgaacacctgttttgcaggacagtcgtccggaattcttgcaacatgtcctgcccagccttcaccaccttctggatactgggttctcCGTAGAAtcacgcgagctcgtggttcatccttctcCTCcacacggctggtgtcattgtctgcggtcaccagtgagccgagatagacaaagacTTCGACTTGCTTCAGCTCGTCGGCGTCGATCGTGATCTTTTTTTTACTGCCAAGCGGGCTCGGACAGCATATACTTCATCTCATTAATGATCAACCCAATCGCTCCAGCTTCGTGTTTCAGTTtacggtagatctcctccaccgccgcagatgatttGCCatctatatcaatgtcatcggcaaagcagataaggatcagttgaaaaaagtgctccgcatttcgcccaccgctcgtcgaataacaccttctagcaccACGATGAATGTCGATCGTGTcttatgcggctttgaagttgATGAATAGATGCGTagagacttggtgttcacggcatttttggattctgtttgcttgtggcgttgggcggcggagtaggatggcgaatggcttccttaacttcgttgggagtggctcctctaacGTCGTAGGCGTCGGCGATGTAGCTTCTCCCAACTTCttggtctcctgcatgtgcaCCATTCAAGTTTCATCggagtgctgcttccaccttttgatcacctcacgattgtccgtctggatgcctccgtccttaacCCGGCACATTTCGTCTTGCACCACGAAGCTTTTGCGGGATGTGTTGAGTTTTTGATAGGACTTTCATGTTCCCAGGGGACGATGCTGCTGCTACAGCTCCTCGAGCTCGTCCTCCTCCAGGCGTCCATCATCCTCCTGAGTGtatcctcgtcgaaccagtcatCCTACCGAGTTCGTTCCACAAGctcgatgacgttctccgcaacgctgttgatggctTGTCCCGTCTCGTTTTCCTTCGGAAGTCGAAGCTGAAACAAGACAACAAAACTCTTAAAAACCATCAGCCACTGATTTTAATCAGGACTGAATCCCACTTCAACTTAACAGCACTTAAGcgccaaaaacaaaaaagttgatgTACTGAAGTCTCTTAAAACCCGGACTTTCNNNNNNNNNNNNNNNNNNNNNNNNNNNNNNNNNNNNNNNNNNNNNNNNNNNNNNNNNNNNNNNNNNNNNNNNNNNNNNNNNNNNNNNNNNNNNNNNNNNNNNNNNNNNNNNNNNNNNNNNNNNNNNNNNNNNNNNNNNNNNNNNNNNNNNNNNNNNNNNNNNNNNNNNNNNNNNNNNNNNNNNNNNNNNNNNNNNNNNNNNNNNNNNNNNNNNNNNNNNNNNNNNNNNNNNNNNNNNNNNNNNNNNNNNNNNNNNNNNNNNNNNNNNNNNNNNNNNNNNNNNNNNNNNNNNNNNNNNNNNNNNNNNNNNNNNNNNNNNNNNNNNNNNNNNNNNNNNNNNNNNNNNNNNNNNNNNNNNNNNNNNNNNNNNNNNNNNNNNNNNNNNNNNNNNNNNNNNNNNNNNNNNNNNNNNNNNNNNNNNNNNNNNNNNNNNNNNNNNNNNNNNNNNNNNNNNNNNNNNNNNNNNNNNNNNNNNNNNNNNNNNNNNNNNNNNNNNNNNNNCTGGCTGAAGTGAGcgaaagtttgttttgttttgctatcCCGGTGTgcgcaaacgattgctagaaaattcttAAGGGCGACTAAtatgtatgattcaaagaatcgttcgctgacttaagttttagctttagcttgcttcttgcctcgatcataatggtttttaaaatgtaggtcctccttttatgggagtggaataaaaaaaatatgaatatttactatcttatgttaacctgttaacttcaatggaaacagatctatcatgattGCATGTTAAAGATTTAgtaaacgatttgtttgcttgattaatgaacatatttatgttaatcAATGCAACAGTTTGGaacttataatagaaattataaacacacaaaaactgaaataaacaagtaaagcttttttacgtaagattataattctacatgcaaatatcaattataaaaattgattgacatttcgtactttcgactttttgaaaacaatacagaacattgatgtgcttctttccgggatattttcaatgaattcgtggggactgttgttgtattagtgaggcaagtttttcctaaagacggccaatttaaggaacttataaagggccaaaattcgGCGCGGGGGCTATAAtgaggagcatttcaatcaatagtttgatcaggtttatctcaaattatcaaccgctttcaagcaaggacatatttttactgcatttcagACTAgcaagcaatcatatttgtcgaaggacttttgaaggtacacattacaggaAGACTGCAATCATGagaaatctagtcaaccatgccttaggggccaagattgggtacatttaccctattaaCCACTTTTTTTGGACGAAATACTTCATCGTTGAGATTTTTTCttggcaaatttttaaaattgtataaccacaggggctaaggAACATGATCTAAAGTCCTTTTTCAGTTTTAGTTTTAACGCACTTCaaccatttttggaaaaattttgagaCTGACTTAAAGTCACATTTCTTTATAGTCGGGTTATTTGAGGCACTCTAGTGACAACACATATTCCAAAATATTGATAATGTAGGAATACTCTTTGGCATAAACTTTTCTATCAGGATCGAGATTATGACTGCTCTCCTCTCCTCAAGTATGAGATCCCGTTACATAAAACacgaaattgaacaaattttttttaaatcaaaaaactGTTTCTAATGTACTCTtgaattttcctaattttccaCTCCGTTTGAGTGATTAAAAATCAGAAGAGGTTAATATGGTTGCTAGAATGGTGTTAAACTTTAGCGAAACTTTCATTTCAGAATAACGATTATatgaatttggaaaataaacattggattcaaaattcagaatcagaacacagatttttaaattcataatataGCAAAATATGAACTTAGAAATGAAGGCCTGAGTCAGAGAAAAGTTtaagatttatgtttttttttaaatttatacaataacagATTCATCAGACTTTTCAAATGATAAGTATTATATAGATTATCCAAAAATCATGTTAGAAAAGTACACAATCaccaaaaatttaagttttcctAACATCTTAGGTATATTCTTCACTACAGATGAAAAGGATGTAGAAACTTGCAACTTGCAAGGAAtgctacacagcaagaaaaattcgtgtaaatttagaacgaaaacgatgcacgaaaacggaacatcgattttgatgtaaaattctatcacggtttatttttttcaaggatgtaattttttaagcgtgtaaatttagattgaaacaaaagccgtcgtgtaaaaatacacagggataaaaattttaataatttattatcgtaaatattgatattcACGGAAAGCGTCAAACtggaattgttgttgcatccgatgattccTAGCAGGGGGATGTTTTTACAGATCAGCGTCAGTATCTTCAAATGGTTCAGGAACATCATGATCTTTCGGTCAGCGCTTGGACACTTGAAtgacaaaagtttctccggATAATAACTGCCCGTATATCAGCCTCAGCGCaaaaatctgaccttgctgtaatggagaaAAAACTAGTCAATTTCAACAGCATTCTTCATTTCACGTATACGTACGACTTTAAAAGACTCTAGAAGTGCTGTTGTAGGTAGCTACGCCTTTGATCGACctgtttccgaataatttttcgacttgtttactttgtgtgCAAACTaacgaaatataaaaaggcagaagttaaatatttgcattaaattttaaatcaaacagatctaattttacactgtttaaatttcattgaccggttgatttttgcatgacacaatgtaaaattataagaaatttgttgaaatttgttcaCGTAGCTCTGACAACTCAGATTGGCTGCTCCTACTTTCGTCGATAGCTGCAGAAGATGTATAACGAGTTTTCGCGATGTCTGCAAGCTTATCCGCCTGTTCAGCTAGTTGTGACAGCTGCAGAGTTTCCTCGGAAATTTTGAGCACAGCTTGTGTTGTTTCCGGAAGCTGTTGTAGCCATAGGGACTTCAGAATTTTTTCGTCCGTAATGAAGTTTCTGGCTAGATCTCGCATTTCCCGTAGTAGCTGAGATGGCTTGCGGTCGCCTAATTCACATCCTCTTAGGAGCTGCTGTATTCGGTTTTGCTCGCTGACGCTGTACTCCTTAAGGATCCTTTCCTTGACGGTGGTGTATTTATCAACTGCCGGCGGATCCCGGATTATATCCGAGCAGCACGCAAGTATCTCCGAATCAATTGCTGATAGAACATGGAAATACCGGGTGTCTTCTTGGATGATGCCAGCTAAAGTGAACTGAGCTTCCACTTGGGCGAACCAAAGAGCTGGATCGCGTTTCCAGAAAGGGCCGATTTTGATTCCAACTCGATTAATCGCGCTGACTGGCGGCGCTTGTGAAGTAGATGCTTGTGCTGCCTGGAGCTCTGCTTGCAGCCGGATGATTTCGTCCTTCAGGCGCTGATTATCCGTCATCGTTGAGCTTTGGGCGCCTCGGCAGTGGATTTTATGTGTAGAATTCAGGTTATGTTGCCTTGAAGAGAGACATAAAAATTCGACACACAGCCAATTGCGCCCAAGTGTATAAATTTGTGTGTTTTCTTACCCACTGTGTGGTGTATCGATTCCTCCGTTGAATTCCTATCGTCGGGGTCACCAATAAGGAGTACCAATCGAAACGCCAGCGGATAATTGTACAAACTTATATTTATTACGGAAAGCAAAAGTAAACAACGCAATGTGCGCCACTAAATCTCCAAGCCGAGTGGTGAGAATTTAGTTCTCTCCGATGTCGCAAGATGTCATCCTTGGATGCAGTACAGGTTCCATAACTAGCGTACCGCAATTACATCAAAATAGCTTATTTCtatcctatttttgaaaaaaaaatagatcactcgttttttagattccgtgtacttttagaaattttttgctgtgtacattagactgagtcgattcaggataattttcgaatttcttaaATCCTGGGGTCTAAAGAACGTCTTATTTCAAAACTcattgatgattttttgcagaatttttaagtaacgtttacatttgaacttttatgtttgtatggaaaagttgaatatttttactgaaaaatttacatcatttttggtTCTTCTGTAGAAGCGatcctgcttatggtttttgtgccaatttaaaaattctctgaAGAAAATATTACGCTAAACAATTTTTTAGAAGACCGTCacaacaaattgtggaagatccGATAGAGCAAAAAAAAGATGGGAGTTTTAACACCtttggtattttttattttattaagtcTTTCGATCAAGGATCTGAAACTCGTTCGTTTCCACTCATCGTTCACTGAGAGATTTCTCCGGCGAAACAAAAGTTTCATTGCTCTTGCCTGCAACATTTCCATGTGACTGTTTTCAGGCTAGAAGGAATTCCTATGGCGAATCCACAGCTTCTTGTATCATTCATGCAGAAGCATGCAACAAATATCCACCGACAAGCGATACATTCACTGGCGAACTGCGACATTCAAAAAACAACTTGTTGCAGTTCCCTGCTGAGAGCGAATCGGTCGAGAACATGTTCACTTAAGTGCTTCGCGAACCAATAATCTAAATTATGTTTCGTCTTGATGGTCCAACGAATTGCGGTAGTGTTCAGCTGGGGAAgtataaaattgttttgttataaATGAGAAACATTAAAAGTAATTTATCAttgcttacatttttttcaaatcggctttttacaaaaaatacaagttCTGCAGaagttcgagaaaaaatcaattaaatatgaACGTTAGTGTTGCCATTGATGAATGAGAACCGGATTGGATTTAAAAATGCAATCTGAGACATCGATCATATTTAATTGGTGCTTAAATgagttaattataaaaataaaaaaaggtcgaGATATTATGTTATTTCTAAAAGCAATGTTTGTAGTAAAGATGTAGATGTGTAGTAAAGATGTGTAGATGTGTAGTAAAGATCGAATTTCTgggaatatttttcgaatatctcatttattttaatattgatatGGAGTATTTAAGAATTTGATGATAAAGTAAATCAAAACTGATTTCAGTTCACATGGTGCCTGGCTGTTGAACccaaaaaaggtattttttattcttaaattctAGTTAGTGTAGGAAAATTGCGA
This sequence is a window from Uranotaenia lowii strain MFRU-FL chromosome 3, ASM2978415v1, whole genome shotgun sequence. Protein-coding genes within it:
- the LOC129753275 gene encoding uncharacterized protein LOC129753275, with translation MTDNQRLKDEIIRLQAELQAAQASTSQAPPVSAINRVGIKIGPFWKRDPALWFAQVEAQFTLAGIIQEDTRYFHVLSAIDSEILACCSDIIRDPPAVDKYTTVKERILKEYSVSEQNRIQQLLRGCELGDRKPSQLLREMRDLARNFITDEKILKSLWLQQLPETTQAVLKISEETLQLSQLAEQADKLADIAKTRYTSSAAIDENGKSSAAVEEIYRKLKHEAGAIGLIINEMKYMLSEPAWQ